GCTCctgaaatgtaatgtttctttacaaagtacaataagaacattttgtggttttgggggggggggtcccACCTTTCTAAGCAGCAGCCCATGGGAGATGTTCTCCGACAGCATGAACCCAGACACCAGGTGATGGATCGGCCCCGCTTCCCCACAGTGAGGCCGCAGAACAAGGGTGTGAGAGCCGCGCTGCCTGGGATAAAAACACAGTGTAGAAAATATTGGGAACCCGGCGAGGAACAAGACTGAACAAACAAACACCCACAGATCTTCTCCAGTGACACGCAATCAAAGAGATGAGAGAGAAAAGCAAAGGATCTAAAGAGTTTACTTTCTGAACAGTAGccttcaataaaatacatatatatattttaaaataacatgttaGATTACTAAGGTGTAATCTAACTTACCTGCGCAGGTGATTCAACACTGTCATGTTTGCATACATATAGTAGAGGTAGTAGGAATATGGCGGGTTGTCCTCCTCTGTCCAGTTGGCTGGCAGTGGACTGTCCAGGTTGAAGATATGTTGCTCTGGTTTGCTTTCATCGTCCACACTGTCAAAGCCAACAACCTGCAGGACAAATAAAGTGTAGatctgttaaaaaaagactCTCTGAGGAGGACGTGAAGGTGACGATCAGATTCGGTGGGTCAGTGAAGTGGCCGCACATGCTGAAGGAAGAGGTGCAGCTCTGGGTGGCTGCCAGGGTTGATTGTAACCTCAAACAAAGGCCTGAAGATATTCTCAAGCATTTCCTGGAAGTTGGACAGCTGTCTCTTCGTATGGTAGACATCACTGTGAGGGgagaacataaacaaataataataattaaaaaaaatcacttataCATCATTGTTGCACCGATTTAATGAGTCAGATATTTACAAAGACTTCTGGCTGTTTGGAAACctacagaaatttattttatgacagATTAAGCAGtcaattcatttatttagatgaagcaatttaaatgtaaatatttaactgtaatttaatGCAATAACcacataattaaatatttatttatgattgtTTAAATAACACAGCAAATGTACTAAATTGataaattattaattgaaaacctgaatttatttcacattaatttttttgtacatttaaatacaaatatttcaggatatatatatatatatatatatatatatatatatacagtacagaccaaaagtttggacacaactgtgtgtccaaaggtgtgtccaaatgtttggacacaccttctcattgaattcaatgagaaagtgtgtccaaacttttggtctgtactgtatgcatgtatatatatatatataaggatatttatttataaaatgtatctaTTATTTGGCACAAGTATTTATTGGACACTATCTCTTTATCAGATTGTATAAAAAGATACTATCGCCCCCTGCCGTGAGGCAAGAgtactgcctgcctcacctcgaatctgttctctgtcGTTTATGATCACGAATCAAGTTACACAAAAAACagtgtacattatatacataagctaaattatggaaaatcagttcatacattaaatgttttttagccattttattggcgacgtacagccaggaggaacatgctctcttagagaggttgatcaatcccaggtgaggctcggCTCGCTGCcccgagcatttgaatgggaaaatgcaaaaaatcagcgattctgaagaaaaaataatcagaattgcttaagctaaatgaaaaataggtactttatagtacaaaccacggggtgaaaatagcaatataaatgattttattattattatttttccatgatgacaggtgaggctctgcctcccctgcctcccctgaccgcacgtctcTGCTCTTTATTCCGTCCATAGTTTTGAGTAAAAGTTTGATTTACGCCAGTGGAGAAACTCACAACAGTCGTGGCACCTGTACGAGCCACCGCACGTTGTTGGAGTAGACCTGGTGTCTGACGGCCCACTTGGCCAGCTTGTCCCACTCGTTTCTGGAGCGGCCGTAGATGGACAGCCGGAGCTCCACGTTCTGGTACTTGCTCTCCTCCAGGTCCGCCATCACTTCCTGAGAAGCAGTGAGAAAAAACAGCCACCAGAGGGCGACAGCGctttaaaaaacatacagtCAGGATTTCATAGGAAGTGGATAAAAGAGGTTGTGTATGCTTTTTAACGAGCACCTTTATAATGTGACCGAAGTACTTCCCCTCGATGTAGTTGTCGGTTTTGATGAAGATCTCTCTAAGGATGGATTCACCGATGGGATTATATTTAGCGTTGAATTTGTCAAACCGATGGAAGGTGTTGCGGTCCTGCAGACGGAAAACAGTTGAAACGTTTCGTTGCACCTCGTAGTTCTTGTTTATCCATTTGTAACGCTGTGGTGCTTACGGCATGCATGTCCAGAGTGTCCACACTAAGGTCAAATGCCGTCAGGTTCATGCTCTCAAACACCTCCATGAGTGTCTGACCTTTGCCTTTCTCCACATGCACAATCTCTTTTGGGTATTTTTTCATGGCTCTTTTGATGAAACGAAGAAGATGCTTCTGGTTCATACAAGACGAAGCGTGAATGTGAGTGTCtacctgcaaaacaaaaaacgggggggggggggggaaatcttttctttttctgggtTACCCACAAATGATTATGACGGAACGAGGTACAAGAAGGTGTGATTTTTACCTTACGAATATTGTAAAAGTCCCTATGGGGAACCTTTTTCTGTGCTGCAAGCTCCTTCATCTCATTCAGCAGGATGTGCATCTGGAATTTGGAGCTGAGATACTGAAGCCGACGATAGCAAAATGACTTTCTGTGGGGAAAGAAGACATTTCACCACACTATTTGGTTTTAAATTGATTTCAAACAATccgtgccttgcaaaagtaacCATAACCCTGTGACGCGTTATTTTGGCTTATCCTATTAAATCTCAATAAAAGTTTGAGGCCTaggaaaacttttgcaaggctgTGTTTTCTACAACGCAGTGTTCAGTATTAGGAACTAGAGCTTACACGGGTCCATTAATAATGAGGGCCATCATGACGTTCATATCAGCGATGTACTCCTGCAGGTCTGGGTACGGCAGGTCGAGCTCTGTGTTCCTGTTTGGGACATCACAGTCAAACAAGTCTGCCTGCTGCCACTGGCACACGTGAACTgagtctaaaaacagaaaactactCAAACTGAGGATGAAGCACCAAGAAATCTGTCCCCAATATCTTACTTTTCCATAACGTCCCTGCTGGTGTACACGTGCATGACGCCGTTCACCATCTTACAGCCGTAACCCACATCGGGGGCCATGCTGGCGGGGTCCCGGTTCTCGTACGGGTGCGTGTCAGAAGCAGGTGGGTGCACCGTGGTATCTGTGAGGGGGCAGAAATTCATGCTCGGTCTGAGCTCAGCAGCCCACACACTGTGGCAGCATGTTCAGGGGGGTGTAACAGATTGTAGAGCTTTAAATCTGTGGGGGTGCCGGGTTGTATTCCACTGAGAGAGTACTACTGCTGTCGCCTAGCATTCTACAGTCTGATCCAGAAAAAC
The genomic region above belongs to Xiphophorus maculatus strain JP 163 A chromosome 1, X_maculatus-5.0-male, whole genome shotgun sequence and contains:
- the LOC102236068 gene encoding AMP deaminase 2-like isoform X2, with the protein product MDGKYKEIAEELFSRSLAESEMRSAPYEFPEDSPIEQLEEKRHRLERQISQDVKFEPDILLRAKQEFMKTDSATDLEFMKEQSQAPNQQDRDVVQESEYQRVTISGEEKCGVPFTDLLDAAKCVVKALFIRQKYMGLSLQSFYRTTARYLQELSERPLYLDIYEEEEELAETTETSFTADTTVHPPASDTHPYENRDPASMAPDVGYGCKMVNGVMHVYTSRDVMEKNTELDLPYPDLQEYIADMNVMMALIINGPVKSFCYRRLQYLSSKFQMHILLNEMKELAAQKKVPHRDFYNIRKVDTHIHASSCMNQKHLLRFIKRAMKKYPKEIVHVEKGKGQTLMEVFESMNLTAFDLSVDTLDMHADRNTFHRFDKFNAKYNPIGESILREIFIKTDNYIEGKYFGHIIKEVMADLEESKYQNVELRLSIYGRSRNEWDKLAKWAVRHQVYSNNVRWLVQVPRLFDVYHTKRQLSNFQEMLENIFRPLFEVTINPGSHPELHLFLQHVVGFDSVDDESKPEQHIFNLDSPLPANWTEEDNPPYSYYLYYMYANMTVLNHLRRQRGSHTLVLRPHCGEAGPIHHLVSGFMLSENISHGLLLRKAPVLQYLYYLAQIGIAMSPLSNNSLFLSYHRNPLPEYLSRGLMVSLSTDDPLQFHFTKEPLMEEYSIAAQVWKLSSCDMCELARNSVLMSGFSHKMKSYWLGPDYIREGQESNDIRRTNVPDIRVAYRYETMCEELNLITQAIRTDELETIEEEGALCMGAVQAEK
- the LOC102236068 gene encoding AMP deaminase 2-like isoform X1, with translation MSSNVPSGTAAGGSGVKSKPLSPFKKRGSLQYTASTVEFRGPRRLLTSQHSLPGIPVALKQSIDLRTSMDGKYKEIAEELFSRSLAESEMRSAPYEFPEDSPIEQLEEKRHRLERQISQDVKFEPDILLRAKQEFMKTDSATDLEFMKEQSQAPNQQDRDVVQESEYQRVTISGEEKCGVPFTDLLDAAKCVVKALFIRQKYMGLSLQSFYRTTARYLQELSERPLYLDIYEEEEELAETTETSFTADTTVHPPASDTHPYENRDPASMAPDVGYGCKMVNGVMHVYTSRDVMEKNTELDLPYPDLQEYIADMNVMMALIINGPVKSFCYRRLQYLSSKFQMHILLNEMKELAAQKKVPHRDFYNIRKVDTHIHASSCMNQKHLLRFIKRAMKKYPKEIVHVEKGKGQTLMEVFESMNLTAFDLSVDTLDMHADRNTFHRFDKFNAKYNPIGESILREIFIKTDNYIEGKYFGHIIKEVMADLEESKYQNVELRLSIYGRSRNEWDKLAKWAVRHQVYSNNVRWLVQVPRLFDVYHTKRQLSNFQEMLENIFRPLFEVTINPGSHPELHLFLQHVVGFDSVDDESKPEQHIFNLDSPLPANWTEEDNPPYSYYLYYMYANMTVLNHLRRQRGSHTLVLRPHCGEAGPIHHLVSGFMLSENISHGLLLRKAPVLQYLYYLAQIGIAMSPLSNNSLFLSYHRNPLPEYLSRGLMVSLSTDDPLQFHFTKEPLMEEYSIAAQVWKLSSCDMCELARNSVLMSGFSHKMKSYWLGPDYIREGQESNDIRRTNVPDIRVAYRYETMCEELNLITQAIRTDELETIEEEGALCMGAVQAEK